One window from the genome of Candidatus Synechococcus calcipolaris G9 encodes:
- a CDS encoding DUF5331 domain-containing protein encodes MNPEQLRHTVKTKWLDYYQENRHWIVRLALWSTYRGQRRPTSSFILGVLSVLEPRLVDALPVIVELSNDPDRVISALGLNFNPDDELARQESPPLLTPESRLLPPKPFVSNRAEEHAENAKEAAQRRTESSSY; translated from the coding sequence GTGAATCCTGAACAATTACGCCATACGGTCAAAACCAAATGGCTAGACTACTACCAAGAAAATCGTCATTGGATTGTGCGCCTGGCCCTGTGGAGTACCTACCGCGGCCAGCGTCGTCCCACCTCTAGTTTTATTCTCGGCGTATTAAGTGTTCTTGAACCCCGTTTAGTTGATGCCCTACCCGTGATTGTGGAATTGAGTAATGATCCCGATCGCGTCATTTCTGCCCTCGGCCTCAATTTTAATCCCGACGATGAACTCGCCCGTCAAGAAAGCCCACCCCTGTTGACCCCGGAATCGCGTTTGTTGCCCCCCAAACCCTTCGTCAGTAATCGTGCTGAAGAACATGCCGAAAATGCCAAGGAAGCGGCCCAACGCAGAACTGAGTCTTCGTCTTACTAG
- a CDS encoding vWA domain-containing protein — protein sequence MRVNVLAQLNDPGLVAGQGGQRQVSIALTANPEGVGDGAPLNLCLILDHSGSMAGQPLETVKQAAKTLVDRLDASDRLSVVAFDHKAKTLVPNQLVTDTAAIKAKISSLEANGGTAIDLGMKLGIEQLAEGKKGTISQAFLLTDGENEHGDNDRCLSFAKLAASYNITLNSLGFGYHWNQDVLEQIADAGGGQLSFIEYPEQAVVAFTDLLKRVESVGLTNAHLVMELADGVKLADYKPIAQVAPDTIELEHQVTNNGTYSVRVGDLLVDTPRTLLVNLYTDALPDGPQVLAYFQVCYDDPATGKVGVVSERVPISIQVSAVHQPQVNPEVQKSILTLAKYRQTQIAETKLQQGDRTGAATLLQSAAQTARQMGDEQGATVLQKSATQLQSGKDLSEADRKKTRMVSKTMLSGPTSQSPPTP from the coding sequence ATGCGGGTTAATGTACTAGCTCAACTCAATGATCCGGGGTTGGTTGCGGGCCAGGGCGGTCAGCGGCAGGTATCCATTGCCCTAACGGCGAATCCCGAAGGGGTTGGAGATGGTGCCCCCCTTAATTTATGTCTAATTTTGGATCACAGTGGCTCCATGGCGGGTCAACCCCTAGAAACCGTGAAGCAGGCTGCAAAAACCCTGGTGGATCGTTTGGATGCCAGCGATCGCCTGTCGGTGGTTGCCTTTGACCATAAGGCAAAAACCCTGGTTCCCAATCAACTGGTGACGGATACCGCTGCCATTAAGGCTAAAATTTCTTCCTTAGAGGCCAATGGGGGGACGGCGATCGATTTGGGGATGAAATTAGGCATTGAGCAACTGGCGGAGGGTAAGAAAGGAACGATTTCCCAGGCCTTTTTATTAACAGATGGCGAAAATGAGCATGGGGATAACGATCGCTGTTTGTCCTTTGCCAAATTAGCGGCGAGTTACAATATCACCCTGAATAGTCTTGGGTTTGGCTATCACTGGAATCAGGATGTGCTAGAGCAAATTGCCGATGCCGGGGGTGGGCAACTAAGTTTTATTGAGTACCCAGAGCAGGCGGTGGTTGCCTTTACGGATTTACTCAAACGAGTTGAGTCCGTGGGTTTAACCAATGCCCATTTAGTGATGGAACTGGCTGATGGTGTCAAATTAGCGGACTATAAGCCCATTGCCCAGGTCGCGCCGGATACCATTGAGCTAGAGCATCAAGTAACCAATAACGGAACCTATAGTGTGCGGGTGGGGGATTTATTGGTGGATACCCCGCGCACCCTCCTAGTGAATCTCTATACCGATGCCCTGCCGGACGGGCCACAGGTTTTAGCCTATTTTCAGGTGTGCTACGATGACCCCGCCACCGGCAAAGTGGGCGTGGTTTCCGAACGGGTTCCCATTAGTATCCAAGTGAGTGCGGTTCACCAGCCCCAGGTAAATCCAGAGGTGCAAAAAAGCATTCTCACCCTGGCGAAATACCGGCAAACCCAAATTGCGGAAACGAAACTACAACAGGGCGATCGCACCGGGGCGGCTACCCTCCTCCAAAGTGCGGCCCAAACGGCCCGACAAATGGGAGATGAACAGGGGGCCACGGTTCTGCAAAAGTCAGCTACCCAACTCCAAAGTGGCAAAGATCTCAGTGAAGCCGATCGCAAAAAGACGCGGATGGTTTCTAAAACCATGTTGAGTGGGCCCACGTCTCAGTCACCGCCAACGCCCTAG
- a CDS encoding alpha/beta fold hydrolase produces the protein MAYCPPSFRDQKFSTNLGQMTYYTPSEAVWGSLQDRLPLIFLHSLGGGSSHYEWSKVYPAFAADYRVIAPDLIGWGASDHPAHAYQVSDYWLMTAEIIRPLAQPVAVVASSLMAGIVIRLAIQQPQLFRALCLVCPTGFNDFGNDEGRGLAGQFLGIPGLDQLVYGLGAANVIAVRNFLEQFIFADGDRLSQETVSAYLDSALQPGASHAALAALRGDLSFDLARYLPQLTVPTVIFWGEKAQLSPLETGQRLRDLNPTALRSFRVIPNAGVLPHLEVPEAVLYGISHDFLPLLNN, from the coding sequence ATGGCGTACTGTCCCCCTAGTTTTCGGGATCAAAAATTCTCCACCAACCTGGGTCAGATGACCTACTACACCCCCAGTGAAGCCGTTTGGGGTTCCCTCCAGGATCGCCTACCCCTCATTTTCCTCCACAGCTTAGGGGGAGGATCCAGCCACTACGAATGGTCTAAGGTCTACCCGGCCTTTGCCGCTGATTATCGGGTGATTGCCCCCGATTTGATCGGTTGGGGCGCGTCGGATCATCCGGCCCATGCCTACCAAGTGAGTGACTACTGGCTGATGACGGCGGAAATCATTCGTCCCCTGGCCCAGCCAGTGGCGGTGGTAGCCTCATCTCTAATGGCGGGCATTGTGATTCGCTTGGCTATTCAACAACCCCAATTATTTCGGGCCCTGTGCCTCGTCTGTCCCACGGGTTTTAATGACTTTGGCAATGATGAAGGACGGGGACTGGCGGGTCAGTTTTTGGGTATTCCGGGACTGGATCAACTGGTCTACGGCCTCGGTGCGGCGAATGTTATAGCGGTGCGGAATTTTCTGGAGCAATTTATCTTTGCCGATGGCGATCGCCTCAGTCAGGAAACCGTCTCGGCCTATTTAGATTCCGCCCTGCAACCGGGGGCCAGTCACGCTGCCTTGGCCGCCCTACGGGGGGATCTATCCTTTGACTTGGCCCGCTATTTACCCCAATTAACGGTACCAACGGTCATTTTTTGGGGAGAAAAGGCGCAGTTGAGTCCCCTGGAGACGGGACAGCGATTACGTGACCTCAATCCCACCGCCCTCCGCAGTTTTCGCGTGATCCCCAATGCCGGTGTTTTACCCCACCTAGAAGTTCCCGAAGCTGTCCTTTATGGGATCAGCCATGATTTTTTGCCCTTATTGAATAATTAA
- the psb28 gene encoding photosystem II reaction center protein Psb28, whose amino-acid sequence MAEIQFIPGTNEEIVPDVRLTRAKDGNSGQALFYFDNPKIVQEGNLEITGMYLVDEEGELVTRDVNAKFVNGQPTAIEATYNIRSAEDWDRFIRFMDRYAASHGLGFQKSDDATES is encoded by the coding sequence ATGGCAGAAATTCAATTTATTCCCGGCACCAATGAAGAAATCGTCCCTGATGTGCGCCTCACCCGTGCCAAGGATGGCAATAGCGGTCAGGCCCTCTTCTATTTTGATAATCCCAAGATTGTTCAGGAAGGTAATCTTGAAATCACAGGGATGTATTTGGTCGATGAAGAAGGCGAACTCGTGACGCGGGATGTGAATGCAAAGTTTGTCAATGGCCAACCCACGGCCATTGAAGCCACCTACAATATCCGCAGTGCCGAGGACTGGGATCGCTTTATCCGGTTCATGGATCGCTATGCCGCCAGCCATGGATTGGGCTTTCAAAAATCCGATGATGCTACGGAGTCATAA
- the bchL gene encoding ferredoxin:protochlorophyllide reductase (ATP-dependent) iron-sulfur ATP-binding protein yields the protein MKLAVYGKGGIGKSTTSCNISVALARRGKKVLQIGCDPKHDSTFTLTGFLIPTIIDTLQEKDYHYEDVWPEDVIYKGYGGVDCVEAGGPPAGAGCGGYVVGETVKLLKELNAFDEYDVILFDVLGDVVCGGFAAPLNYADYCMIVTDNGFDALFAANRIAASVREKARTHPLRLAGLIGNRTSKRDLIEKYIEAVPMPILEVLPLIEDIRVSRVKGKTLFEMAETDPSLEYVCDYYLNIADQVLALPEGVVPKDAPDRDLFSLLSDFYLNAAPAPVRAETDLMMV from the coding sequence GTGAAACTGGCAGTCTACGGCAAAGGCGGAATTGGTAAGTCCACCACCAGTTGCAATATCTCTGTTGCTCTGGCACGGCGGGGCAAAAAAGTATTGCAAATTGGCTGTGACCCAAAACACGACAGCACCTTTACCCTCACCGGATTTCTCATTCCCACGATCATTGATACCCTTCAGGAAAAGGACTACCACTACGAAGATGTCTGGCCCGAAGATGTCATCTATAAGGGCTATGGCGGTGTGGATTGCGTCGAAGCAGGTGGCCCCCCCGCCGGTGCTGGCTGTGGTGGCTATGTGGTAGGAGAAACCGTCAAGCTCCTCAAAGAACTCAATGCCTTTGATGAATACGATGTCATCCTCTTTGATGTCTTGGGAGATGTGGTCTGTGGTGGTTTTGCCGCCCCCCTCAACTACGCCGACTATTGCATGATTGTCACCGACAATGGCTTTGATGCCCTGTTTGCCGCCAACCGGATTGCCGCCTCCGTCCGCGAAAAAGCCCGTACCCATCCCCTGCGGTTAGCCGGTCTCATTGGCAATCGCACCAGCAAGCGGGATTTGATTGAGAAATACATCGAAGCCGTGCCCATGCCGATCCTAGAAGTCCTGCCCCTAATTGAAGATATTCGCGTCTCACGGGTGAAGGGCAAAACCCTCTTTGAGATGGCAGAAACAGACCCCAGCCTTGAGTATGTCTGTGATTACTACCTGAATATTGCCGACCAAGTTCTCGCCTTACCCGAAGGTGTCGTGCCCAAGGATGCCCCCGATCGCGACCTATTCTCCCTCCTCTCTGACTTTTATCTGAATGCAGCACCCGCCCCGGTGAGAGCGGAAACAGATTTAATGATGGTGTAG
- a CDS encoding PAS domain S-box protein has product MNRSGLREKFSSVNLRSLRVILTVPFAIQTLIIVGVVAYLSHQSSSENTEKLVSKLTTEISHHVIEYLQTELESIEKINQINHSIVINDNLANNLNFELLKKTFLAELDNFANIQAIGVVNPPDAVLRITRRTTNPQQFEVQRIDPNQANVLQRFQIDQQGEEVANLGSVSSFSLQEWPFYANHFPSSGTSWSRPYRNRKNSDVMITAYQSLDNSSSSNNSRFVAISITLNRLNQILEQEKFEHDSLVLVTETNGALIGSSISESPYILEAELEEEGGIGGDRPLRRRYLQDSDNPVVATLPTLLPGFFQSSGQSLPKPGQSVVQPLEIGGQPYYVEIARFYFRPNIDWLIITIVPKAQFRNQLRANLVFTLLICAAVFGGMMLLNLLLVKLIVRPIRLIQKQSQKLAAGEPLEPTPLPFIDELRQLDHVFKEMTKIIQEKVLQRTQSLQAEIQERQRIEQSLRHREEQLRFALDSTATNWWDWNILTNDIEWSANFAQMVGRPFGSFPENLETFFSFVHPDDRDWLTEKIRLTLIENHPYRVEFRFLHPDGQVRWVMATGTVQRDATGKATRMSGINLDISDRKVAEIALQESEEKLRFALEATDVFWWEISLVTNEVSWPDISDFAILGYEPGSIARNLDAYSALIHDNDRDRVMTELDHSIKTGTPFKREYRMIHCDGTPRWLLDIGRVKKDRNDRPISISGLIINITEQKLIQQTLQEKEATLRALFDQAFQFTALLKTDGTVIDVNLTALEFANLELTDVINKPFWETYWWQTSPDNQSQLQQAIAQAAQGELVRYDVENKGSGQVAIIDFIIRPIKNEAGEVVRLLCEGRDITEKYEMQQVLRESEERFRQNFSITPVGNSLVTLDGNFLEINPALCNLLGYDATLLMNMTFAEFTHPEDIEIDWGQRQQLLAGEVSSYSIEKRFIHCQGHIIWGMLSIALVRDQGDRPLYFIVQIQNITLLKDAQAKMQQLNRELEHLSLVDGLTGVYNRRAFDSRILQEWERACREQYPLSLLMIDIDYFKLYNDSLGHQAGDSCLITIAQTLMSAVHRPTDIVARYGGEEFAVILGHTDSPGAITVAERIQALLTDQQIPHPQSAVSEFVTLSIGIHTCLPDLSVHFDQCIQDADHALYKAKNLGRDRYVVNGYHLIAENEDTES; this is encoded by the coding sequence ATGAATCGATCAGGTTTGCGAGAAAAATTTTCCTCCGTAAATCTGCGATCGCTACGGGTTATTTTAACTGTACCCTTCGCAATTCAAACGTTGATCATTGTTGGTGTTGTTGCTTATTTAAGTCATCAATCCAGCAGTGAAAATACGGAAAAACTAGTTAGCAAATTAACGACAGAAATCAGTCATCATGTTATAGAATATCTGCAAACCGAACTGGAATCCATTGAAAAAATTAATCAAATTAATCATTCTATTGTTATTAATGATAATCTAGCCAATAATCTAAATTTTGAACTTCTCAAAAAGACTTTTTTAGCTGAACTAGATAACTTTGCAAATATTCAAGCCATCGGAGTAGTAAATCCGCCAGATGCCGTTCTCCGTATCACACGACGAACCACAAACCCGCAACAGTTTGAAGTCCAGCGTATAGATCCAAATCAAGCCAATGTGCTCCAACGATTTCAGATTGATCAGCAGGGAGAAGAAGTTGCTAATCTAGGATCAGTTTCATCCTTTAGCTTGCAGGAATGGCCATTCTATGCAAATCATTTCCCATCTAGTGGGACAAGCTGGAGTCGGCCCTATAGGAATCGGAAAAATTCTGATGTGATGATCACGGCCTATCAATCCCTTGATAATTCATCATCCTCAAATAATTCCCGTTTTGTAGCCATTAGTATCACGTTGAATCGCTTAAATCAGATTTTAGAGCAGGAAAAATTTGAGCATGATAGCCTCGTTCTGGTTACAGAAACCAATGGGGCATTGATTGGTTCCTCCATTTCTGAATCACCCTATATTTTAGAGGCAGAATTAGAGGAAGAAGGCGGCATCGGTGGCGATCGCCCATTACGGAGACGTTATTTACAGGATAGTGACAATCCAGTAGTGGCCACCCTACCCACCCTATTGCCAGGATTTTTCCAGAGTTCCGGTCAGTCACTGCCCAAGCCAGGGCAATCTGTCGTTCAACCCTTGGAGATTGGGGGTCAACCCTACTACGTTGAAATCGCACGGTTTTACTTTCGGCCCAATATCGATTGGTTGATTATTACCATTGTCCCCAAAGCTCAATTTAGAAATCAACTTAGAGCGAATCTTGTTTTTACCCTACTGATTTGTGCAGCAGTCTTTGGGGGGATGATGCTGTTAAATCTATTACTCGTGAAATTAATTGTGCGACCGATTCGCCTCATCCAAAAACAATCTCAGAAACTGGCGGCCGGAGAACCCCTTGAGCCGACGCCCCTGCCCTTTATTGACGAATTACGCCAGTTGGATCACGTCTTTAAGGAAATGACAAAGATCATTCAAGAAAAGGTTCTCCAGCGAACCCAATCTCTGCAAGCGGAAATTCAGGAACGACAACGCATTGAGCAGTCCCTCCGTCACCGCGAAGAACAATTGCGTTTTGCCCTGGACTCAACGGCAACGAACTGGTGGGATTGGAATATCCTCACCAATGACATTGAATGGTCAGCTAATTTTGCCCAAATGGTGGGTCGCCCCTTCGGTAGTTTTCCAGAAAATCTAGAGACATTTTTTTCCTTTGTTCACCCCGATGATCGGGATTGGCTGACGGAGAAAATTCGTTTAACCCTGATAGAAAATCACCCCTATAGGGTGGAATTTCGTTTTCTCCACCCCGATGGTCAGGTGCGCTGGGTGATGGCTACCGGAACCGTGCAACGGGATGCAACCGGCAAAGCAACCCGTATGAGTGGGATTAATTTAGATATTAGCGATCGCAAAGTGGCAGAAATTGCCCTCCAAGAAAGTGAAGAGAAGTTACGTTTTGCCCTAGAAGCAACGGATGTCTTTTGGTGGGAGATTAGTTTAGTCACCAATGAGGTGAGCTGGCCAGATATTTCTGATTTTGCTATCTTGGGCTACGAACCTGGTTCCATTGCCAGAAATCTGGATGCCTATTCAGCATTAATTCACGACAACGATCGCGATCGGGTTATGACCGAACTCGACCATTCGATCAAAACTGGTACCCCCTTCAAGCGTGAATATCGGATGATCCATTGCGATGGCACTCCTCGTTGGCTTTTGGATATAGGTCGGGTTAAAAAGGATAGGAATGATCGCCCCATTAGTATTAGTGGCCTGATTATTAATATTACTGAGCAAAAACTGATCCAGCAGACCCTTCAGGAAAAAGAAGCCACCCTGCGGGCCCTTTTTGATCAAGCCTTTCAATTTACGGCCCTACTAAAAACCGATGGTACGGTTATTGATGTGAATCTTACCGCCCTTGAATTTGCCAATCTTGAACTAACCGATGTGATCAATAAACCCTTCTGGGAAACCTATTGGTGGCAAACCTCGCCGGACAATCAAAGCCAACTTCAGCAGGCGATCGCCCAGGCTGCCCAGGGGGAACTTGTTCGTTACGATGTTGAAAATAAAGGTTCAGGCCAGGTAGCTATTATTGATTTCATCATTCGCCCCATTAAAAATGAAGCCGGTGAGGTGGTACGACTCCTCTGCGAAGGCCGCGATATTACCGAAAAGTACGAAATGCAACAGGTTCTCAGGGAAAGCGAAGAACGATTTCGCCAAAACTTTAGTATTACTCCCGTAGGTAATTCCCTTGTCACCTTAGATGGCAATTTTTTAGAAATTAATCCTGCCCTCTGTAACCTGTTGGGCTACGATGCCACCCTACTCATGAACATGACCTTTGCAGAGTTTACCCATCCCGAAGATATTGAGATCGATTGGGGCCAACGACAGCAACTCTTGGCGGGTGAAGTTTCATCCTATAGCATTGAAAAACGGTTTATCCATTGTCAAGGCCATATTATCTGGGGAATGTTGAGTATTGCTTTAGTACGAGATCAGGGCGATCGCCCCCTCTACTTTATTGTCCAAATTCAAAATATCACCCTCCTGAAAGATGCCCAGGCAAAAATGCAGCAACTCAACCGCGAGTTAGAACACCTGAGTTTAGTGGATGGCTTAACCGGCGTGTACAATCGTCGTGCCTTTGATAGCCGTATTCTCCAAGAATGGGAACGGGCCTGTCGAGAGCAATATCCCCTCAGTCTTCTGATGATTGATATTGACTATTTCAAACTCTATAACGACTCCCTCGGCCACCAAGCGGGAGATAGTTGCTTAATTACCATTGCCCAAACCCTAATGAGTGCGGTGCATCGGCCCACGGATATAGTTGCTCGTTATGGTGGCGAAGAATTTGCCGTCATTTTAGGCCACACCGATTCCCCTGGAGCGATTACTGTGGCCGAACGTATCCAAGCCCTACTTACGGATCAACAAATTCCCCATCCCCAATCAGCGGTATCGGAATTTGTCACCCTCAGTATCGGGATTCATACCTGTCTTCCTGATCTCTCCGTTCATTTTGACCAATGTATTCAGGATGCCGATCATGCCCTCTACAAAGCTAAAAACTTGGGGCGCGATCGCTACGTGGTTAATGGTTATCATTTGATTGCTGAGAACGAAGACACTGAGAGCTAG
- a CDS encoding thiamine phosphate synthase: protein MQDLGTFHPKQDGDSLGIVHRILDANLDRAREGLRVVEEWCRLGLEHSQLTAECKALRQELGGWHRQELRAARQTSTDVGTHLSHPQEEERSHLAQLLQANLCRVQEALRVIEEYAKLSTPPLAIAAKSMRYRVYILESQLLDQALEQAIAPLNPRLNQLRQTPLYLVTSPHDHLIQIVEAALEGGLKLVQHRDKTNDDQTRLDLGRRLRKLCDRHEALLIVNDRADIALGVEADGVHLGQTDISLALARQILGPHRLIGRSTTNPTELNRAISEGADYIGVGPVYATPTKPGKAAAGLDYIRYALAQTPIPQFAIGGIDHTNLQDVLAAGAKQVAVVRAIMEASDVKVATQQLLYQL from the coding sequence ATGCAGGATTTAGGGACATTTCACCCAAAACAAGACGGTGATTCCCTAGGAATTGTTCATCGAATTTTAGATGCCAATCTGGATCGGGCCCGGGAAGGGTTGCGGGTGGTGGAAGAATGGTGTCGTTTAGGTTTAGAGCATTCTCAGTTAACGGCGGAATGTAAAGCTCTACGGCAAGAATTAGGGGGCTGGCATCGCCAAGAATTACGGGCAGCCCGGCAAACCAGCACCGATGTGGGTACGCACCTGAGTCATCCCCAGGAAGAGGAGCGATCGCACCTAGCCCAGCTACTTCAGGCCAATCTCTGTCGAGTTCAGGAAGCCCTGCGGGTCATTGAAGAATACGCCAAATTATCCACACCCCCCCTGGCGATCGCCGCCAAGTCCATGCGCTACCGGGTCTATATCCTTGAAAGCCAATTACTAGATCAGGCATTAGAACAGGCGATCGCGCCCCTGAATCCCCGCCTCAACCAACTTCGCCAGACTCCCCTGTATTTAGTCACATCCCCCCATGACCATTTAATTCAGATTGTGGAAGCGGCCCTAGAAGGGGGTCTGAAACTGGTGCAACACCGAGATAAAACCAATGACGATCAAACCCGCTTAGACCTAGGTCGGCGGCTACGCAAACTCTGCGATCGCCATGAGGCCCTTTTAATTGTGAATGACCGGGCGGATATTGCCCTCGGTGTTGAGGCCGATGGCGTTCATTTGGGCCAAACCGATATTTCCCTAGCCCTAGCCCGCCAGATTTTAGGGCCCCACCGCCTGATTGGCCGATCCACAACAAACCCAACGGAACTCAACCGAGCGATCTCAGAAGGAGCCGACTATATCGGAGTTGGCCCCGTCTATGCCACTCCCACCAAACCCGGAAAAGCCGCTGCCGGCCTCGACTATATTCGCTACGCCCTAGCTCAAACTCCCATACCTCAGTTTGCCATTGGTGGCATTGATCACACCAATCTCCAGGACGTCCTTGCTGCTGGGGCAAAACAGGTGGCCGTTGTTCGGGCCATTATGGAGGCATCAGACGTAAAAGTAGCCACCCAACAGTTGTTATATCAGTTGTAG
- a CDS encoding ferredoxin:protochlorophyllide reductase (ATP-dependent) subunit N: MSLAQTEPQALNFECETGNYHTFCPISCVAWLYQKIEDSFFLVIGTKTCGYFLQNAMGVMIFAEPRYAMAELEEGDISAQLNDYNELKRLCDQIKRDRNPSVIVWIGTCTTEIIKMDLEGLAPKLEAEIGIPIVVARANGLDYAFTQGEDTVLAAMADRCPRKVVASEEEERNPIQKLLNFGKKKEDISGETEEYKNHTPLVLFGSLPDPVVTQLTLELKKQGVKVSGWLPAKRYTELPVLEEGYYVAGVNPFLSRTATTLMRRRKCKLIGAPFPIGPDGTRAWVEKICTVLGIEPQGLEEREAQIWQNLEDYLPLVRGKSVFFMGDNLLEISLARFLIRCGMTVQEIGIPYMDKRYQAAELELLTKTCHEMNSPLPKIIEKPDNYNQLQRINELRPDLVITGMAHANPLEARGISTKWSVEFTFAQMHGFGNARDILELVTRPLRRNQALEDLGWQNLVAESVSTH, from the coding sequence ATGAGCCTCGCCCAAACTGAACCCCAAGCCCTCAACTTTGAATGCGAAACCGGAAATTATCATACCTTTTGCCCGATTAGCTGTGTTGCCTGGCTCTATCAGAAAATTGAGGATAGCTTTTTCCTAGTCATTGGTACGAAAACCTGTGGCTATTTCCTCCAAAATGCCATGGGCGTAATGATCTTTGCCGAACCCCGCTATGCCATGGCTGAACTGGAAGAGGGGGATATTTCGGCCCAGCTCAATGACTATAACGAGTTAAAACGACTCTGTGACCAAATCAAGCGCGATCGCAACCCCAGTGTCATTGTTTGGATTGGCACCTGCACCACCGAAATTATCAAAATGGACTTGGAAGGGTTAGCCCCCAAACTGGAAGCGGAAATTGGCATCCCCATTGTCGTTGCTCGGGCCAATGGCTTGGATTATGCCTTTACCCAAGGGGAAGATACGGTCTTAGCGGCCATGGCCGATCGCTGCCCCCGGAAAGTAGTGGCATCAGAGGAAGAAGAACGGAACCCGATTCAAAAACTCCTCAACTTCGGCAAGAAAAAAGAAGATATTTCGGGTGAAACCGAAGAATATAAAAATCACACCCCCTTGGTTCTCTTTGGTTCCCTGCCCGATCCCGTCGTCACCCAACTCACCCTAGAACTGAAAAAACAGGGGGTTAAGGTGTCCGGTTGGTTGCCGGCAAAACGCTATACAGAACTACCGGTTCTGGAAGAAGGCTACTATGTGGCGGGGGTGAATCCCTTCCTGAGCCGAACGGCCACAACGCTGATGCGGCGGCGGAAATGCAAGCTCATTGGTGCCCCATTCCCCATTGGCCCCGATGGTACTCGGGCCTGGGTCGAGAAGATCTGTACGGTCTTGGGCATTGAACCCCAGGGTCTAGAGGAACGGGAAGCCCAGATTTGGCAGAACCTAGAGGACTATTTACCCTTAGTCCGTGGCAAATCCGTCTTTTTTATGGGGGATAATCTCCTGGAGATTTCCTTGGCCCGTTTCCTGATTCGTTGTGGCATGACGGTGCAAGAAATTGGCATCCCCTACATGGATAAACGCTATCAAGCCGCAGAATTAGAGCTGCTCACCAAAACCTGCCATGAGATGAACAGTCCCCTGCCAAAAATCATTGAAAAGCCGGATAACTATAATCAACTCCAGCGGATTAATGAACTGCGTCCCGATTTAGTGATTACCGGTATGGCCCATGCAAATCCCCTAGAAGCCCGGGGGATCAGTACCAAGTGGTCGGTGGAATTTACCTTTGCCCAGATGCATGGATTTGGGAATGCCCGGGATATTTTGGAATTGGTGACTCGTCCCCTGCGCCGAAATCAAGCCCTTGAGGATTTGGGATGGCAAAATTTGGTTGCCGAGAGCGTGAGTACCCACTAG